DNA sequence from the Bacillus pumilus genome:
TCAATGAATGCTGGAATTATTGGCCTTGGCCGCTATATACCTGAAAAAGTGTTAACAAATCTTGATTTAGAAAAAATGGTTGAAACTTCTGACGAATGGATTCGTACTAGAACAGGTATAGAAGAAAGAAGAATTGCTTCTGATGATGTCAATACATCACATATGGCGCTTGCTGCTGCAAAAAAAGCATTAGCTGACGCAAATGTAGCTGCAGAAGATATCGATATGATTCTTGTGGCGACAGTCACGCCAGATCAATCATTTCCGACAGTCGCTTGTATGATTCAAGAGCAGCTCGGTGCACATAAAGCATGTGCAATGGATATTAGCGCTGCGTGTGCTGGCTTTATGTATGGGCTTGTTACTGGAAAACAATTTATCGAATCAGGTACGTTCAAGCACGTGCTCGTCGTTGGCGTTGAAAAACTTTCTCGCATTACCGACTGGGATGACCGCAATACTGCTGTTCTGTTTGGAGATGGAGCAGGTGCTGCTGTGTTAGGAGAGGTCAGCGAAGGGAAAGGAATTCTCTCATTTGAGCTTGGAGCCGATGGAAGAGGCGGTAAGCACTTGTACTTAGATGAAAAAGATCATACAATCATGAATGGACGAGAAGTATTTAAATTTGCTGTAAGACAAATGGGCGAGTCAAGCGTAAACGTCATCGAAAAAGCTGGACTATCAAAAGAAGACGTTGACTTCTTGATCCCGCATCAAGCAAATATTCGCATTATGGAAGCAGCCCGCGAACGCCTAGAGCTGCCAGTTGAAAAAATGTCGAAGACAGTCCATAAATATGGAAACACATCAGCAGCATCCATTCCGATTTCACTATGTGAAGAAATCGAAGCCGGAAAAATTCATGACGGCGATGTGATTGTAATGGTAGGTTTTGGTGGCGGATTAACGTGGGGCGCAATCGCTATGCGATGGGGCCGATAAAAGAGTGAGGTGCACAAATTAATGGATAAAAAACGAGTAGTTGTTACAGGATTGGGTGCTTTGACACCTCTTGGCAACGATGTAGAATCAACATGGAAAAATGCTTTAGCAGGTGTATCAGGAGTTGGACCAATCACACGTGTCGACTCAAGTGAATATACAGCAAAAGTGGCTGCAGAATTAAAAGATTTTAACATTGAAGATTACATGGAGAAAAAAGAAGCACGAAAAATGGCACGCTTCACACAATATGCAGTCGTTGCTGCTCAAAAGGCGCTAGAAGATTCACGTCTTGAAATCACAGATGAAATCGCACCGCGTGTTGGTGTATGGGTTGGATCTGGTATTGGCGGACTTGAAACATTTGAAGAGCAGTTTGAAGTGTATTCAAATAAAGGGGCAAGACGCGTAAGCCCGTTCTTCGTTCCAATGATGATTCCAGATATGGCAACAGGCCAAATTTCAATTGCACTTGGCGCAAAAGGGGTTAACTCTTGTACTGTAACAGCATGTGCAACAGGAACAAACTCAATTGGTGATGCATTTAAAGTCATTCAGCGCGGAGATGCAGATGCGATGATCACAGGCGGAACAGAAGCGCCGTTAACAAAAATGTCGTTTGCTGGCTTCTGTGCGAACAAAGCTCTTTCGACAAATCCTGATCCAGAGACAGCAAGCCGTCCATTTGACAAAAACCGTGACGGATTTGTGATGGGTGAGGGTGCAGGGATTGTCGTTCTTGAAGAACTTGAGCATGCATTAAAACGTGGCGCGACGATTTATGCAGAAATTGTTGGATATGGATCAACTGGAGATGCGTATCATATTACAGCACCGGCTCCAAACGGAGAAGGCGGCGTACGCGCAATGAAAGAAGCGATTCGAGATGCTGGTTTGTCTGTGGAAGAAATTGATTATATCAATGCCCACGGAACAAGCACACCGTACAATGATAAATTTGAAACAATGGCGATTAAAGAAGTGTTCGGAGAGCATGCGAATCAGCTTGCGATCAGTTCGACAAAATCGATGACAGGTCACTTACTTGGCGCAGCAGGTGGAGTAGAAGCTATTTTCTCTGTGCTTGCGATTAAAGACAGCGTTATTCCTCCAACCATTAACCTTGTAACACCGGATGAAGAATGTGATCTTGATTATGTGGCAAATGAAGCACGTTCAAAAGAAGTACAAGTGGCTCTAAGTAACTCACTTGGCTTTGGCGGACATAATGCGACAATTATCTTTAAAAAATACGAAGCGTAATATTTCCTAAGAAGGCGGCGATCTATAATCAGATCGCCGCTTTTTTGCATATGATGAAAATGGAGGTGTTTAGCAGTATGGGTCTAGTCAATACACAATATCTCATTCATCAATCTTCATCATTTCAGGAGCTTGCGTCGCGTTTTGTTCCTTATTTTAAAGGGGCGGAGGAAAAAGAATGGTCCTCTATTCTCTCCCACCTGCAGCATCACGGCATGATTCGGTCTTTTCGATCATGCAAAGACATGATCGAAAAGCTCAAAGAAAAAGGGTACTTCCAGCTCGTCATGAAAGAATACCGGGCGCTGCAAAAGCAGTGGAAAGGCCCTGACATTCCAGTCTTTATTTTGCCAGTCAATGAGAGCAGTAGAGAAATTAGAGAGCAATTTTATTATCAATCCGGCATGGCATTTGACGACAAGGTCTTTTTGTTTTTGTCGCCAAATACCCCGAAAGAACGCATCGGTACATTGCTGACTCATGAATATCACCATGTATGCAGGTTACATTTTCTCACGAAAGAAGAAAAAGATTTTACATTCCTTGATACAATCATGATGGAAGGGCTTGCTGAATATGCTGTGTATCATAGATACGGAGAAAGCTATACAGCCAAATGGACCACTCTCTATGACGAAACGCAGCTTCAGCGTATGTATCAGAAATGGGTATCCAGTCATCTTGATCAAAAAGTGCAGGATGACGAAAGACTGATACAGAACCTCCTTTATGGAAAAGGGAACTACCCCAAAATGCTTGGTTACGCCACTGGGTTTTATATCGTGAAAAAGTATTTCAGCGAACACAGAATCAGCGATGAGTCTATGATTGCAGAGCCGTCCGAAACTTTTTTAAAGGCGATAGACTCATAAAGTGAATGATTCACATAAAAAGAGACATATTACAAATTTACTAAATTCTTCTTGATTTCGTCATAACAATGTAGTAATATACAAATATAAATTTTGATAATTCTTTTTATTCGAAAAAGATGAAATTTTTAGATTTTGTTCTATTGATTGATGGTGAAAGGGGCGAATACATGACCACGCTGCTTGAAGTGCAGAACTTAAAAACCTATTTTTTTAGAAAAAAAGAAGCGATACCTGCTGTAGATGGCGTTGATTTCAGTATCAACAAAGGAGAAACTGTCGCATTAGTCGGTGAGTCTGGATCTGGTAAAAGCATTACGTCCTTATCCATTATGGGCTTGATTAACGGCACTGGTGGAAAAATTATGGACGGTTCCATCAAGCTAGATGGCAAGGATCTCGTTACATATGGTGAAAAGGAATTATGCAGCATTCGTGGTAATGACGTATCGATGATCTTTCAGGAACCCATGACCTCACTTAATCCCGTCCTAACCATCGGGGAACAAATAACAGAAATCCTCATCTATCACAAAAAACTTTCAAAAAAAGAAGCGACGAAAAAAGCGATTGACCTGCTGAAGCTTGTTGGTTTTTCCAGACCGGAACAAATCATCAAAGATTACCCGCACCGTTTATCAGGCGGCATGCGGCAAAGAGTGATGATTGCCATTGCGCTAAGCTGTGATCCGAAGCTCCTCATTGCAGATGAACCGACAACTGCCCTAGATGTTACGATTCAAGCCCAGGTGCTCACATTGATGAAAGATTTATGCACGACATTTGGTACATCGATTCTCCTCATCACTCATGATCTAGGTGTCGTGTCTGAAGTGGCAGATCGAGTCATTGTCATGTACTGCGGACAGGTTGTTGAAAATGGGACCGTCGAAGAATTATTTGATCAGCCGCTGCATCCTTACACAGAAGGGCTGCTTGAATCGATTCCTGTCATTGACGGAGACATACAGCCGCTAACAGCAATAAAAGGGAATGTCCCTGCACCAGATCAGCTTCCA
Encoded proteins:
- a CDS encoding DUF2268 domain-containing protein, which codes for MGLVNTQYLIHQSSSFQELASRFVPYFKGAEEKEWSSILSHLQHHGMIRSFRSCKDMIEKLKEKGYFQLVMKEYRALQKQWKGPDIPVFILPVNESSREIREQFYYQSGMAFDDKVFLFLSPNTPKERIGTLLTHEYHHVCRLHFLTKEEKDFTFLDTIMMEGLAEYAVYHRYGESYTAKWTTLYDETQLQRMYQKWVSSHLDQKVQDDERLIQNLLYGKGNYPKMLGYATGFYIVKKYFSEHRISDESMIAEPSETFLKAIDS
- a CDS encoding ABC transporter ATP-binding protein — translated: MTTLLEVQNLKTYFFRKKEAIPAVDGVDFSINKGETVALVGESGSGKSITSLSIMGLINGTGGKIMDGSIKLDGKDLVTYGEKELCSIRGNDVSMIFQEPMTSLNPVLTIGEQITEILIYHKKLSKKEATKKAIDLLKLVGFSRPEQIIKDYPHRLSGGMRQRVMIAIALSCDPKLLIADEPTTALDVTIQAQVLTLMKDLCTTFGTSILLITHDLGVVSEVADRVIVMYCGQVVENGTVEELFDQPLHPYTEGLLESIPVIDGDIQPLTAIKGNVPAPDQLPAGCRFAPRCPQVKERCLGELPKLRTFENGRSVRCFLYEEADQT
- a CDS encoding beta-ketoacyl-ACP synthase III, which codes for MNAGIIGLGRYIPEKVLTNLDLEKMVETSDEWIRTRTGIEERRIASDDVNTSHMALAAAKKALADANVAAEDIDMILVATVTPDQSFPTVACMIQEQLGAHKACAMDISAACAGFMYGLVTGKQFIESGTFKHVLVVGVEKLSRITDWDDRNTAVLFGDGAGAAVLGEVSEGKGILSFELGADGRGGKHLYLDEKDHTIMNGREVFKFAVRQMGESSVNVIEKAGLSKEDVDFLIPHQANIRIMEAARERLELPVEKMSKTVHKYGNTSAASIPISLCEEIEAGKIHDGDVIVMVGFGGGLTWGAIAMRWGR
- the fabF gene encoding beta-ketoacyl-ACP synthase II is translated as MDKKRVVVTGLGALTPLGNDVESTWKNALAGVSGVGPITRVDSSEYTAKVAAELKDFNIEDYMEKKEARKMARFTQYAVVAAQKALEDSRLEITDEIAPRVGVWVGSGIGGLETFEEQFEVYSNKGARRVSPFFVPMMIPDMATGQISIALGAKGVNSCTVTACATGTNSIGDAFKVIQRGDADAMITGGTEAPLTKMSFAGFCANKALSTNPDPETASRPFDKNRDGFVMGEGAGIVVLEELEHALKRGATIYAEIVGYGSTGDAYHITAPAPNGEGGVRAMKEAIRDAGLSVEEIDYINAHGTSTPYNDKFETMAIKEVFGEHANQLAISSTKSMTGHLLGAAGGVEAIFSVLAIKDSVIPPTINLVTPDEECDLDYVANEARSKEVQVALSNSLGFGGHNATIIFKKYEA